The following coding sequences lie in one Arachis ipaensis cultivar K30076 chromosome B03, Araip1.1, whole genome shotgun sequence genomic window:
- the LOC107632568 gene encoding protein prune homolog, with amino-acid sequence MLIVKEELRTRNEVLESPRIPLLPSSPSTMTMPSPQQQPPYVRARHSPCFDGLLRGHDQTMQKKIIVSDDEEVMTIEKTSYKVTRMKEKLPSVLLPLSAASYYHGISPQLEIVEYSESINKLNAYLKATKDDVNAGVPAKFLRAVIASDHADVGSVASTIMYSYYLHVTSKSEQFCTVPIINIDRANLTSHVELNWLLDSCQIDHSSLIFVDEIDLSYYDLFGSLKIVLLKCNKISHKQEKLKHAVVEMFHCTKSETIYPWVKTITTGEESTCCTAIAEKFFTHSPEILAGKSINRILLAGILLDTGNLRDPHCSDKDKYTASLLINGAGRYGCNGLYQLLKYKMHDLSSLQVSDILRKDFKKWTGQEISGESRSFSQIGMSCIGISIGQLLAHTKNPAQEITYFQSLEKLRALIIVSGYYNEDKNFKREILVSAESVKLLESLLFFFDFNASRLPLKSLHIAGLKKETMKAYEIDKITSRKIVEHLINEFIGTSKAL; translated from the exons ATGCTTATTGTTAAAGAAGAATTAAGGACCAGGAATGAGGTTTTGGAGTCTCCAAGAATTCCTCTATTGCCTTCGTCTCCTTCCACCATGACCATGCCAAGCCCCCAGCAGCAGCCACCATATGTTCGTGCAAGACATAGTCCATGCTTTGATGGCCTGCTAAGAGGCCATGACCAAACCATGCAGAAAAAGATTATAGTGTCTGATGATGAAGAGGTGATGACGATAGAAAAGACGTCATACAAAGTGACTAGAATGAAAGAGAAACTGCCTAGTGTTCTGCTTCCACTATCTGCTGCCTCTTACTATCATGGCATCTCACCCCAATTGGAAATTGTTGAGTATAGTGAGAGCATTAACAAGCTCAATGCGTATTTGAAGGCAACAAAGGATGATGTTAATGCTGGTGTGCCTGCCAAGTTCCTACGTGCTGTCATAGCTTCCGATCATGCCG ATGTTGGAAGTGTGGCATCAACTATCATGTATTCATATTACCTTCATGTAACTTCAAAAAGCGAGCAATTCTGCACAGTGCCAATCATCAACATTGACCGGGCCAATCTTACATCTCATGTTGAACTCAACTGGTTGCTTGATTCATGTCAAATTGATCACTCATCCCTAATATttgtagatgag ATTGATCTGTCGTATTATGATTTATTTGGAAGCCTTAAGATTGTACTCTTGAAGTGTAACAAGATTTCCCATAAGCAGGAG AAATTAAAGCACGCTGTGGTTGAAATGTTTCACTGCACGAAG AGCGAGACAATATATCCATGGGTTAAGACTATCACAACAGGAGAG GAAAGTACTTGTTGCACGGCCATAGCGGAAAAATTTTTTACGCATTCGCCTGAAATTCTTGCCGGCAAATCCATCAACAGAATTTTG TTAGCGGGTATCCTTTTGGACACTGGGAATCTAAGGGATCCTCATTGCAGCGACAAAGATAAGTACACAGCTTCATTATTAATCAACGGTGCTGGTCGTTATGGGTGCAATGGACTTTACCAATTAT TGAAGTACAAAATGCATGACCTCTCCTCTCTGCAAGTATCAGATATCCTCCGAAAGGATTTTAAGAAGTGGACTGGCCAAG AGATTAGTGGAGAATCAAGGTCATTTTCGCAAATTGGCATGAGTTGTATTGGAATTTCAATTGGACAGCTTCTGGCTCACACAAAAAATCCAGCCCAAGAAATAACCTACTTCCAGT CGTTGGAAAAGCTTCGGGCACTTATTATCGTTTCTGGGTATTACAACGAGGACAAGAATTTCAAG AGGGAAATTTTAGTTTCAGCAGAATCTGTGAAACTATTGGAGAGTTTGCTCTTCTTCTTCGATTTCAATGCCTCCCGTCTCCCCCTAAAAAGTTTACATATAGCAG GCCTGAAAAAAGAGACGATGAAAGCGTACGAGATTGATAAGATCACATCAAGAAAAATAGTAGAGCATCTCATAAACGAGTTTATTGGGACATCAAAAGCTTTATAG